The proteins below are encoded in one region of Fimbriimonadaceae bacterium:
- a CDS encoding SPFH domain-containing protein translates to MGIWDKLRGEFIDIIQWTDETSDTMVYRFERHGNEIKNGAQLTVRESQVAVFVSEGQIADVFQPGMYTLETKNLPILSTIQGWKYGFNSPFKAEVYFVNTKRFTDLKWGTLNPIMMRDADFGMVRVRAFGTYSMRVKDAGLFLREVVGTNWEFTTDQIAEQMRNFIVSTLAEGLAETKVPVLDLYSKYREVGEMLTQKIQPKFGEHGLELLNLLIENVSVPAEVEAAIDTRSKIGAMGGVMTEYMQVQAGEAMVKGAENPGGVGGLGAQMAAGQIAAQMATQGMQPPPQASPPPAAPAPPPIPTQMQYHVVVGGQQQGPFGPAELSGMIADGTLTRETLVWTGGMANWMKAGDVPEVAGLFANTPPPIPGE, encoded by the coding sequence ATGGGCATCTGGGACAAGTTGCGCGGCGAGTTCATCGACATCATCCAGTGGACCGACGAGACGTCGGACACGATGGTCTACCGCTTCGAGCGGCACGGGAACGAGATCAAGAACGGCGCACAGTTGACCGTGCGCGAATCGCAGGTCGCGGTCTTCGTCAGCGAGGGCCAGATCGCGGACGTTTTCCAGCCGGGAATGTACACCCTGGAGACGAAGAACCTTCCCATTCTCAGCACGATCCAGGGCTGGAAGTACGGGTTTAACTCTCCGTTCAAGGCCGAGGTCTACTTCGTGAACACCAAGCGGTTCACCGACCTCAAGTGGGGCACCTTGAACCCGATCATGATGCGCGACGCCGACTTCGGCATGGTGCGCGTGCGCGCGTTCGGAACCTATTCGATGCGGGTGAAGGACGCCGGGCTCTTCCTGCGGGAAGTGGTAGGCACGAACTGGGAGTTCACGACCGACCAGATCGCCGAGCAGATGCGCAACTTCATCGTCTCGACTCTGGCCGAAGGGCTCGCGGAGACGAAGGTTCCGGTCCTCGACCTCTATTCGAAGTACCGCGAGGTCGGCGAGATGCTGACCCAGAAGATCCAGCCGAAGTTCGGGGAGCACGGGCTTGAACTGCTGAACCTCTTGATCGAGAACGTGAGCGTCCCGGCCGAAGTCGAAGCCGCCATCGACACCCGCTCGAAGATCGGTGCGATGGGGGGCGTGATGACCGAGTACATGCAGGTCCAGGCGGGCGAGGCCATGGTCAAGGGCGCGGAGAATCCCGGCGGTGTCGGCGGGCTCGGCGCGCAGATGGCAGCCGGCCAGATCGCGGCGCAGATGGCGACACAAGGCATGCAACCTCCGCCTCAGGCTTCCCCTCCGCCGGCTGCTCCGGCTCCCCCGCCGATTCCGACCCAGATGCAGTACCACGTGGTGGTGGGTGGCCAGCAACAGGGCCCGTTTGGCCCGGCCGAGCTTTCGGGGATGATCGCCGACGGCACGCTCACGCGCGAGACGCTGGTCTGGACGGGCGGCATGGCGAACTGGATGAAGGCAGGCGACGTGCCGGAAGTCGCGGGCCTCTTCGCGAACACGCCACCCCCGATCCCTGGCGAGTGA
- a CDS encoding N-acetyltransferase yields the protein MIRLATEADGDSVAHIYAPFVNGSAVSFESSAPLRAEMAARIVAVNRTHAWLVAEREGQVCGYAYGGPHRNREAYRWSTEVSIYLAPEARGRGVGRALYSRLFACLLAQGYCTLYSGITLPNAPSVAFHEAMGFDAVGVFPQAGFKLGRWHDVGWWSRVLQTHAGELRPVSELENLDQILAGGAA from the coding sequence GTGATTAGGCTCGCAACCGAAGCGGACGGGGACTCCGTCGCCCATATTTACGCGCCGTTCGTGAACGGCTCTGCGGTCTCGTTTGAGTCCAGCGCCCCGCTCAGGGCCGAGATGGCGGCCCGGATCGTCGCCGTGAACAGGACGCACGCTTGGCTGGTCGCCGAGCGCGAGGGCCAGGTGTGCGGCTATGCCTATGGCGGCCCCCATCGCAACCGCGAGGCCTATCGCTGGTCCACCGAAGTCTCGATCTACCTGGCACCGGAGGCCAGGGGGCGGGGCGTCGGGCGGGCGCTTTATTCGCGGCTCTTCGCCTGCCTTCTCGCGCAGGGTTATTGCACGCTGTACTCGGGGATCACCCTTCCGAACGCGCCGAGCGTGGCCTTCCACGAGGCGATGGGATTCGATGCGGTCGGAGTCTTTCCCCAAGCGGGCTTTAAGCTCGGGCGCTGGCACGACGTCGGCTGGTGGTCGCGCGTGCTCCAGACTCACGCCGGAGAGCTGCGCCCGGTTTCCGAGCTGGAAAACCTCGATCAGATCCTCGCCGGAGGGGCAGCTTGA
- a CDS encoding homoserine dehydrogenase, whose product MAKVVRLGLIGLGTVGGGLVELISRSADTIEAKSGVRLEVARALVRRRGVERPVGDEKLCYEITELLDDPTIDIVVEVMGGIEPAKDYILCALKSGKDVVTANKAVLATHGAEIFDQATRAGRQLGFEASVCGGIPIIRALSSGLIANDIDELVGILNGTSNFVLSRMKQDRLPYDEAVRLAQERGLAEADPTYDVAGLDAAHKLIVLAELTFQTKARVEEIEREGIEQITPLDIEVADRFGFVIKPVAVARRHGELLDLRVHPALVPFLHPLGPVSDEYNAVLVKGDAVGEMVFLGKGAGSLPTASAVLSDIVEIARNPGAGVMWNPLASRRLAHIEGRSRYYLRLPIHDRPGLIGVIGTVLGNHGISITHAQAVLSGGDAEGNVMVITHETSETEVCQALDEIRGAGVLRGEPVSLRILE is encoded by the coding sequence TTGGCAAAGGTCGTTCGGCTCGGCCTGATCGGGCTCGGCACGGTTGGGGGCGGGTTGGTCGAGTTGATCAGTCGCAGTGCCGACACCATCGAGGCCAAGTCCGGCGTGCGGCTGGAGGTGGCCAGAGCACTGGTAAGGCGTCGGGGAGTCGAGCGGCCGGTCGGGGACGAGAAGCTCTGCTATGAGATCACGGAGCTTCTCGACGACCCGACCATCGACATCGTGGTCGAGGTGATGGGCGGCATCGAGCCCGCGAAGGACTACATCCTATGCGCGCTGAAGTCGGGCAAGGACGTAGTCACGGCGAACAAGGCCGTGCTCGCCACCCACGGGGCGGAGATCTTCGACCAGGCGACCCGGGCCGGGCGGCAGCTGGGCTTCGAGGCCAGCGTGTGCGGCGGCATCCCGATCATCCGGGCGCTGAGCAGCGGCCTCATCGCGAACGACATCGACGAGCTGGTCGGCATCCTGAACGGCACCTCGAACTTCGTGCTCTCGCGCATGAAGCAGGATCGGTTGCCTTATGACGAGGCCGTCAGGCTTGCCCAAGAGCGGGGCCTCGCCGAAGCCGACCCGACCTACGACGTGGCCGGGCTCGACGCGGCCCATAAGTTGATCGTGCTGGCCGAGCTGACCTTCCAGACCAAGGCGCGGGTGGAGGAGATCGAGAGGGAAGGGATCGAGCAGATCACTCCCCTGGACATCGAGGTCGCCGACCGGTTCGGCTTCGTGATCAAGCCGGTGGCGGTGGCGCGGCGGCACGGCGAGCTGCTGGACCTGCGCGTCCACCCGGCACTCGTGCCGTTCCTGCACCCGCTCGGCCCGGTGAGCGACGAGTACAACGCGGTGCTCGTGAAGGGCGACGCGGTGGGAGAGATGGTGTTTTTGGGCAAGGGGGCGGGCTCGCTGCCGACCGCGAGCGCTGTGCTCAGCGACATCGTCGAGATCGCGCGCAACCCGGGCGCGGGCGTCATGTGGAACCCCCTCGCCAGCCGACGCCTGGCGCACATCGAAGGCCGCTCGCGCTACTACCTGCGGCTACCGATCCACGACCGGCCTGGCCTCATCGGGGTCATCGGCACGGTGCTCGGGAACCATGGAATCTCGATCACCCACGCCCAGGCCGTGCTCTCCGGCGGGGACGCCGAGGGGAACGTGATGGTGATCACCCACGAGACCTCGGAGACCGAGGTTTGCCAGGCACTTGATGAAATTCGCGGGGCTGGTGTGCTGCGCGGCGAGCCGGTCTCGCTAAGAATCCTTGAGTGA
- a CDS encoding PLP-dependent transferase, which produces MSKGFSTRAVHQAGHRDEASRAVTFPIFQTATFGQTTPGQPMEYMGRKLSYARSENPTRTALEDALASVEEAQFGLSFASGLAAVCCVMNSLKAGDRVVACSDLYGGSYRQFTQVYAKLGIEFDFVETTNLECLKAALEKPTAVAWLETPSNPLLNVTDLEAATKIAHEAGALALVDNTFATPYLQQPLKLGADIVLHSTTKYLNGHSDVINGALLTDSKELWDRLKFVQNACGLIPGPQDCYLVMRGLKTLGLRMERHCANARAVADWLSDHPKVSRVYYPGLATHPGHQVAKKQMRDFGAMLSFEVTSGWDGARRFMEEVKLFTLAESLGCVQSLVNHPASMTHASVPADVRNAVGITDGLIRLSIGIEDAPDIIADLEQALEKA; this is translated from the coding sequence GTGAGCAAGGGTTTCTCTACTCGCGCCGTACACCAGGCCGGGCATCGCGACGAGGCGAGCCGGGCTGTGACTTTCCCCATCTTCCAGACAGCGACGTTTGGCCAAACCACCCCAGGCCAGCCGATGGAATACATGGGCCGGAAGCTGAGCTACGCGCGGAGCGAGAACCCCACCCGCACCGCGCTGGAAGACGCCCTCGCCTCGGTCGAGGAGGCGCAGTTCGGGCTCAGCTTTGCCAGCGGGCTCGCCGCCGTCTGCTGCGTGATGAACTCGCTGAAGGCCGGCGACCGGGTGGTCGCTTGCAGCGACCTTTACGGCGGCAGCTACCGCCAGTTCACCCAGGTCTACGCCAAGCTCGGCATCGAGTTCGACTTCGTCGAGACCACGAACCTCGAATGCCTGAAGGCCGCGCTCGAGAAGCCGACCGCTGTCGCCTGGCTGGAGACGCCGAGCAACCCGCTGCTGAACGTCACCGACCTGGAAGCAGCCACGAAGATCGCCCACGAGGCGGGGGCGCTCGCCCTGGTCGACAACACCTTCGCCACTCCCTACCTTCAGCAGCCGCTGAAGCTGGGCGCGGACATCGTGCTCCACTCGACCACCAAGTACCTGAACGGCCACAGCGATGTGATCAACGGCGCGCTGCTCACCGATTCGAAGGAGCTCTGGGACAGGCTGAAGTTCGTGCAGAACGCCTGCGGCCTGATCCCCGGGCCTCAGGACTGCTACCTGGTGATGCGCGGCCTCAAGACGTTGGGCCTGCGCATGGAGCGCCACTGCGCGAACGCCCGTGCCGTCGCGGACTGGCTGAGCGACCACCCGAAGGTCAGCCGGGTCTACTACCCCGGCCTAGCCACCCACCCCGGGCACCAGGTCGCGAAGAAGCAGATGCGCGACTTCGGCGCGATGCTCTCGTTCGAGGTGACGAGCGGCTGGGACGGGGCGCGGCGGTTCATGGAGGAGGTTAAGCTCTTCACGCTCGCCGAGTCGCTCGGTTGTGTCCAGAGCCTGGTCAACCACCCCGCCTCGATGACCCACGCGAGCGTGCCGGCGGACGTGCGGAACGCGGTCGGCATCACGGACGGCTTGATCCGCCTCTCGATCGGCATCGAGGACGCGCCGGACATCATCGCCGACCTCGAGCAGGCGCTGGAGAAGGCGTAA
- a CDS encoding threo-3-hydroxy-L-aspartate ammonia-lyase: MTIENVREAAGRISGQARRTPVLTSRTFDERTGVTAFFKCESFQQTGSFKFRGAYNALCQLSPDEGARGVLTYSSGNHAQALAKAGRLLGIRVTVVMPADAPEIKRKATEGYGARIVLYDRDETTRERLGGQIAQEEGLNVVPPYDHPAIVAGQGTVGLELVDEVGPLDWLLIPCGGGGLLSGCTVSAKALSPGCKVVGVEPAAGDDACRSFKSGTLQSVKDPATIADGARTPSLGEIPWEIVRTLVDDMVSVTDPELIAATGFLWERMKIVVEPTGALAAAAVLTGKVPVTGRVGIVVSGGNVDVGTVARLIAGQAGS, translated from the coding sequence GTGACGATCGAAAATGTCCGCGAGGCGGCTGGGCGGATCAGCGGGCAGGCCCGTCGCACCCCCGTCCTCACCAGCCGCACGTTCGACGAACGCACCGGCGTGACCGCGTTCTTCAAGTGCGAGAGCTTTCAGCAGACCGGATCCTTCAAGTTCCGCGGCGCCTACAACGCCCTGTGCCAGCTCAGCCCTGACGAAGGGGCGCGCGGCGTCCTGACCTATTCCAGCGGGAACCATGCGCAAGCCTTGGCCAAAGCCGGACGGCTGCTCGGGATCCGGGTGACGGTGGTCATGCCTGCAGACGCGCCGGAGATCAAGCGGAAGGCGACCGAGGGGTATGGCGCGCGCATCGTGCTCTACGACCGCGATGAGACCACCCGCGAGCGGCTCGGCGGCCAAATCGCGCAAGAGGAGGGGCTCAATGTAGTCCCGCCCTACGACCATCCCGCGATCGTGGCGGGGCAGGGAACGGTGGGGTTGGAACTGGTCGACGAGGTCGGTCCCTTGGACTGGCTCCTCATCCCCTGTGGCGGGGGCGGGCTGCTCAGCGGATGTACGGTCTCGGCAAAGGCACTCAGTCCGGGATGCAAAGTGGTCGGGGTGGAGCCCGCGGCCGGCGACGACGCCTGCAGAAGCTTCAAGTCCGGCACGTTGCAGAGCGTGAAGGACCCCGCGACGATCGCCGACGGGGCGCGGACCCCGTCCCTCGGCGAAATCCCCTGGGAAATCGTCCGAACGCTGGTCGACGACATGGTGAGCGTGACCGACCCCGAGCTCATCGCCGCCACCGGCTTCCTCTGGGAGCGGATGAAGATCGTGGTGGAGCCGACAGGGGCTTTGGCCGCCGCCGCCGTTCTGACCGGCAAGGTGCCGGTCACGGGGCGCGTCGGGATAGTTGTGAGCGGGGGGAATGTCGACGTGGGCACAGTGGCGCGCCTGATCGCCGGACAGGCGGGTTCGTAA